The Elusimicrobium sp. An273 DNA window GCTTTCCCAGCACTTCACTGGCTTGCAGCAGGCCGCTTTCTTTTTTATTGGGCAAATCAATCTGGGACAAGTCGCCGTTTACAATCATTTTGGAGCCGATGCCCATACGCGTTAAAAACATTTTCATCTGTGCGGGCAGGGTGTTTTGGGCTTCGTCCAAAATAATAAAAGCTTTTTCCAGCGTGCGTCCGCGCATGTACGCCAGCGGCACGATTTCCAGAATGTTATTGTACTTGAGGGAATTAAAACGCTCCATGCCCAGCATGGCGTAAAACGCGTCGTAAATCGGCCGCAGATACGGATCCACTTTTTCTTCTATATCGCCGGGCAGGAACCCCAGCTTTTCGCCGGCCTCCACGATGGGGCGGGTGACCACGATGCGTTCCGTCAGCCCCAGCTCCAGCGCGCGCAGCGCGCACGCACAGGCCAGAAACGTTTTGCCCGTTCCGGCCGGGCCGGACGAAATAACCAAGTCGTTGGCGAAGACGGCTTCAATATATTTTTTTTGGTTTTCGCTGCGGGCTTCCACGGGGCGGGCGTGCTCCGGGCGGAAGACGACGTTGTTGGCAAACGGAACGGTGTCTTTTACCAAATCC harbors:
- a CDS encoding PhoH family protein, encoding MIKTLKLKNQEEILIALGIQDRKLRALEKNFKVTVFVKYDEDGDGALLSVKGTNSRVDKALAKLQKDLALNAEKRPLDLVKDTVPFANNVVFRPEHARPVEARSENQKKYIEAVFANDLVISSGPAGTGKTFLACACALRALELGLTERIVVTRPIVEAGEKLGFLPGDIEEKVDPYLRPIYDAFYAMLGMERFNSLKYNNILEIVPLAYMRGRTLEKAFIILDEAQNTLPAQMKMFLTRMGIGSKMIVNGDLSQIDLPNKKESGLLQASEVLGKLKNVAFIQFTGEDVVRHPLVKDIVAAYDKWEKKHTGKTK